A stretch of the Malus sylvestris chromosome 10, drMalSylv7.2, whole genome shotgun sequence genome encodes the following:
- the LOC126586517 gene encoding uncharacterized protein At4g38062-like, which translates to MEDVYEELDEAKAEVERLKTEVRVKTELSDALKKAHNEQLIKFQEAKRENEKQAQELNVKLEEISQSRQASETLQSRLLEKESLLRHWTTLHEKLRADSEKKLQELEGENRELVSALDEATERNIELEQNFGASTKEIEGLKRLLSTIERKCFEAEQKAREAKELRLRDDIIMGLEEENRNAQDQLKWKKEQFTHLEEAHRRLRAEFQLGKEEWEREKSALLEEISLLQTNLDSQTRILEGVQKRLELCNHALAHEESKRKFLEVEVSEFRSRYENVFAQCEEERSKFDSLTVQRDEEIAKLRNSLSTKESLSKETEFRIVHLERENRELRESIKELQEAQIRNCAPASLTKLRNKLRGMEQTHSNCSTNLIAKESEVSLLIEKMKGDVNRHNFELKDREEQIQKLQMELKSCHSVIDVLNLEISVLFTIFKSELSEAYSNKSDENTEMELCNRMDDKISLLQTELEMKNSDLRNAHLKLEQEHIKAEMLMKRVRSLELAEQQQVIMEEEVQRLKEMLEESSVHQLYMKEQFVQMEVEKREVSLALEKANLELAEEVCEASQLEFELQNWKSRAERLKVCWQGNQEKCRQMEDSLLAQAEYEETLKHEKDRLITIIKEETKKREVLQQKIVLLEATVAAAKNEEVEFIPEITENLMKNAQEKDSCIEKLQNDIMQMEQEAVTREVEAAIFASIDAEKTVGLEKDKLFKVINEKDEEIKNLQVLASSLEQDLTSAFISSFSEVVENLVTIEKLTEALKKAKHMTELEIEEKNMRLVELEKEVSGLRKSLKNQEEALFTEKRQADGLQALLEANKLENDKLMGEQRRLEGINKQLEFEKLVLFQDTASLSKDREHVLVHFEEFCDRMGDFTCEDVEMMNLLDTILQTCKEEVKPAMNLKVDTELYDSTQENENNSISTSARKLEACITGRSPLKEMNQQEFVTKRRNTSFH; encoded by the coding sequence ATGGAGGACGTATATGAAGAACTAGACGAAGCTAAAGCAGAGGTGGAGAGGCTTAAGACTGAAGTCCGGGTTAAGACTGAACTCTCTGATGCTTTGAAGAAAGCTCACAATGAGCAGTTGATTAAGTTTCAAGAAGCGAAGCGGGAGAATGAGAAACAAGCTCAAGAACTAAATGTCAAGCTTGAGGAAATTTCTCAATCAAGGCAGGCTTCTGAAACCCTCCAGTCTCGTTTGCTTGAAAAAGAATCATTGCTTAGGCATTGGACTACTTTGCATGAAAAACTCCGAGCTGATAGTGAGAAGAAATTGCAAGAATTGGAAGGGGAAAATAGAGAGTTAGTATCTGCCTTAGATGAAGCTACTGAGAGAAACATAGAGTTGGAGCAGAATTTTGGTGCTAGTACTAAAGAGATTGAGGGCCTTAAAAGACTCTTATCGACTATAGAGAGGAAGTGTTTCGAGGCAGAGCAGAAAGCTCGTGAAGCCAAAGAACTGAGACTAAGAGATGACATCATAATGGGGTTAGAGGAGGAAAATAGAAATGCTCAAGATCAGCTGAAATGGAAAAAAGAACAGTTTACACATCTTGAAGAAGCACATAGACGGCTCCGAGCTGAGTTCCAGTTGGGTAAAGAGGAGTGGGAGAGGGAAAAATCAGCACTGCTTGAAGAGATCTCTTTGTTGCAGACAAACTTGGATTCCCAAACTAGAATTCTTGAAGGCGTTCAAAAACGTTTGGAACTGTGCAACCATGCTTTAGCTCATGAAGAAAGCAAGAGGAAGTTTTTGGAGGTTGAAGTGTCTGAATTCAGATCACGTTACGAGAATGTGTTTGCCCAGTGTGAAGAAGAAAGGTCAAAGTTTGATAGCTTGACTGTTCAAAGGGATGAAGAGATTGCTAAGCTAAGAAACTCACTGTCAACAAAAGAATCACTCTCCAAAGAAACGGAATTTAGAATTGTTCACCTTGAGCGAGAGAATCGGGAATTGAGAGAATCTATAAAAGAACTGCAGGAAGCTCAAATCAGAAATTGTGCCCCAGCTTCTCTAACAAAGTTGCGAAACAAGCTTAGGGGCATGGAGCAGACACATAGCAACTGTTCCACAAATCTGATAGCAAAAGAATCTGAAGTGAGTCTCCTAATAGAGAAGATGAAAGGAGATGTAAACAGGCACAATTTTGAATTGAAGGATAGAGAGGAGCAAATACAGAAGCTTCAGATGGAGCTAAAAAGCTGCCATTCAGTGATCGACGTTTTAAATTTAGAGATTTCAGTACTATTTACGATCTTTAAATCAGAACTCTCAGAGGCTTACTCCAACAAATCTGATGAAAACACTGAGATGGAGCTGTGTAATAGAATGGATGACAAGATCTCTCTACTTCAAACAGAGTTGGAGATGAAGAACAGTGATTTAAGAAATGCTCATCTTAAGCTTGAACAAGAGCACATCAAAGCAGAAATGCTAATGAAGAGGGTAAGGTCCTTGGAACTCGCTGAACAGCAGCAGGTTATCATGGAGGAAGAGGTTCAACGACTTAAAGAGATGCTTGAGGAATCATCTGTGCATCAACTTTACATGAAAGAACAATTTGTGCAGATGGAAGTGGAGAAACGAGAAGTATCTTTGGCTTTAGAAAAGGCAAATCTTGAATTGGCTGAGGAAGTTTGTGAAGCAAGTCAGCTAGAATTTGAATTACAGAATTGGAAATCTCGAGCTGAAAGATTGAAAGTGTGCTGGCAAGGAAATCAAGAAAAATGTAGACAAATGGAGGATTCACTTCTTGCACAAGCTGAGTATGAAGAAACCCTTAAGCATGAGAAAGACCGCCTCATCACCATTATCAAAGAGGAAACTAAAAAAAGGGAAGTTCTGCAGCAGAAGATTGTCCTTCTAGAAGCTACAGTTGCAGCAGCAAAGAACGAGGAAGTGGAATTCATCCCAGAAATCACAGAGAACCTTATGAAAAATGCACAGGAGAAGGATAGCTGCATAGAAAAACTCCAAAATGATATCATGCAGATGGAGCAAGAGGCCGTGACAAGAGAAGTGGAAGCAGCAATTTTTGCAAGCATAGATGCGGAGAAAACCGTTGGACTAGAGAAAGACAAGCTTTTCAAGGTTATAAATGAGAAAGATGAGGAAATAAAGAATCTTCAAGTACTGGCATCGTCATTAGAGCAAGACTTGACAAGTGCATTTATATCGTCCTTCTCAGAAGTTGTAGAAAATTTGGTTACAATTGAAAAGCTTACTGAAGCTTTGAAGAAGGCCAAACATATGACAGAGCTAGAGATTGAAGAGAAGAACATGAGACTTGTTGAGTTGGAAAAGGAAGTATCTGGTTTgcgaaaaagtttgaaaaatcaGGAGGAAGCCTTGTTTACTGAAAAACGACAAGCAGATGGACTTCAAGCATTATTGGAAGCCAATAAACTGGAAAATGACAAACTGATGGGTGAACAGAGGAGACTGGAAGGCATAAACAAGCAGCTTGAGTTTGAAAAACTGGTTCTCTTTCAAGACACCGCAAGTCTATCAAAAGATAGGGAGCATGTTCTTGTTCACTTCGAAGAATTCTGTGATCGTATGGGGGACTTCACTTGTGAGGATGTGGAGATGATGAATCTTTTGGATACAATATTGCAAACGTGCAAGGAAGAGGTGAAACCAGCAATGAATTTGAAAGTGGATACTGAGCTCTATGATTCTACCCAAGAGAATGAAAACAATTCTATTTCAACCTCAGCAAGAAAACTTGAAGCATGTATTACTGGAAGATCACCACTGAAAGAAATGAATCAGCAGGAGTTTGTAACTAAGAGAAGGAATACGAGTTTTCACTAA
- the LOC126586528 gene encoding uncharacterized protein LOC126586528 → MSTSNGADVESGLGPRTPPVSSTTTPRARPDPFLICCRCFRVVTALTAILCIVVNVFSAIQSFTDGSDVFDGIFRCYAVVIGVIVVVVETEWEFVMKFWKLLEYWAGRGMLQIFLAVMTRAFPGNSSTKKDLVLLEDIASYMLLACGGIYIISGILCIGFLKRSRQKKEISREQATKDLEDLERRREELERGLIEQRD, encoded by the exons ACAAGCAATGGAGCCGACGTAGAAAGCGGCCTAGGACCGAGAACGCCTCCAGTTTCGAGTACAACCACACCGAGAGCGAGACCCGACCCTTTCTTGATCTGCTGCAGATGCTTCAGGGTCGTCACCGCTCTCACCGCGATTCTCTGCATCGTCGTCAATGTCTTCTCTGCCATTCAATCTTTCACTGATGGATCTGAt GTTTTCGATGGGATATTTCGGTGTTACGCCGTCGTGATTGGAGTGATTGTGGTGGTGGTCGAGACGGAATGGGAATTCGTTATGAAGTTCTGGAAG CTATTGGAGTATTGGGCTGGTAGGGGTATGCTACAAATCTT CCTTGCGGTCATGACAAGAGCTTTTCCTGGCAATTCCAGTACAAAAAAGGATCTAGTTCTTCTAGAGGACATAGCGAGCTATATGCTCCTTGCTTGTGGTGGGATCTATATTATTTCG ggAATCCTATGCATTGGCTTTCTCAAACGGTCTCGGCAGAAGAAAGAAATTTCAAGGGAGCAAGCAACAAAGGATCTTGAG GACTTGGAGCGGCGAAGGGAAGAACTTGAACGCGGGCTTATTGAGCAAAGAGATTAA